The following proteins come from a genomic window of Kocuria palustris:
- the topA gene encoding type I DNA topoisomerase: MAQKNPGSGRSLLIVESPSKVKTIAGYLGDAYEVDSSMGHIRDLAQPSDLPAEMKKGPYGKFAVDVESGFDPYYLVSTDKKKKVAELKRKLKDSDALYLATDGDREGEAIAWHLLEVLKPKVPVYRVTFPEITREAIERGFGELRELDKDLVDAQETRRVLDRLYGYEISPVLWRKVSSGLSAGRVQSVATRMVVQRERERMAFVTADHWDLTGEFAPVSGPDAGSAFQARLSSVDGRKVATGRDFDDRGQLRKPEAVAHLDEQQARSLAEGLSEAAFTVAQQETKPYLSRPKAPFTTSTLQQDAARKLHFSSRSTMQVAQRLYENGYITYMRTDSVALSQQAVSAARKQARELWGGDFVPDAPRSYANKSKNAQEAHEAIRPAGDSFRTPDQVRGSLSADEFKLYELIWQRTVASQMADAKGFTATLRLAATSTDGRKAEFSASGTVITFNGYLSAYREAPDTTEGKDGEAKGRKDRRLPQMEEGDALTSQEIAAEGHSTKPPARYTEASLVAAMDELGIGRPSTYAAVISTITDRGYVKVRGTSLIPSWTAFSVVRLLEEHFSDYVDYDFTAEMEEGLDRIARGEEDRTQWLQRFYFGREDEPDDGLKAIVDDLGEIDARALNTLKVTDTIDLRVGKYGPYLESGGGVDPETGEVTDPVRANVPDTLAPDELTAEKAEELMEIGRADGRELGQDPQTGRTIVVKDGRYGPYVSEVIPEPTQEELDAIPTEYYKNGKPKPKKIDKPKPRTASLLSSMDIQEVDLDDALKVLSLPREVGADKDGEMITAQNGRYGPYLKKGSDSRSLSSEEQIFEITLEEAQRIYALPKQRGRGAAKPPLKDLGTDPITDKPMIIKDGRFGEYITDGETNVTIPRSESVEQMTAERASQLLSEKRAKGPAAKKTTRSSSGSRAKKPSGASTTKRAGTRKKTSASS; the protein is encoded by the coding sequence GTGGCCCAGAAGAACCCGGGATCAGGCAGGAGCCTGCTCATCGTCGAGTCCCCCTCGAAGGTGAAGACCATCGCGGGGTACCTGGGCGACGCCTATGAGGTCGATTCCTCCATGGGCCACATCCGGGATCTGGCCCAGCCCTCGGACCTGCCCGCCGAGATGAAGAAGGGTCCCTACGGCAAGTTCGCCGTGGACGTCGAGTCCGGATTCGACCCGTACTACCTGGTCAGCACGGACAAGAAGAAGAAGGTCGCCGAGCTCAAGCGCAAGCTCAAGGACAGCGACGCCCTCTACCTCGCCACGGATGGCGATCGCGAGGGCGAGGCCATCGCGTGGCACCTGCTCGAGGTGCTCAAGCCCAAGGTCCCGGTCTACCGCGTGACCTTCCCCGAGATCACCCGCGAGGCGATCGAGCGCGGCTTCGGCGAGCTGCGGGAGCTGGACAAGGACCTGGTCGACGCCCAGGAGACCCGCCGCGTCCTGGACCGCCTCTACGGCTACGAGATCTCCCCAGTGCTGTGGCGCAAGGTCTCCTCCGGGCTCTCGGCCGGGCGCGTGCAGTCCGTGGCCACCCGCATGGTGGTGCAGCGCGAGCGCGAGCGCATGGCGTTCGTGACCGCCGATCACTGGGACCTGACCGGCGAGTTCGCCCCGGTCTCCGGGCCCGACGCCGGCAGCGCCTTCCAGGCGCGGCTGTCCAGCGTGGACGGGCGCAAGGTCGCCACTGGCCGCGACTTCGACGACCGCGGGCAGCTGCGCAAGCCGGAGGCCGTCGCGCACCTGGACGAGCAGCAGGCACGCTCGCTGGCCGAGGGCCTGTCCGAGGCCGCCTTCACGGTCGCGCAGCAGGAGACCAAGCCCTACCTCTCGCGCCCCAAGGCCCCGTTCACGACCTCCACGCTGCAGCAGGACGCCGCGCGCAAGCTGCACTTCTCGTCGCGCTCGACCATGCAGGTGGCTCAGCGCCTGTACGAGAACGGCTACATCACCTACATGCGAACCGACTCGGTCGCGCTGTCGCAGCAGGCCGTGAGCGCTGCTCGCAAGCAGGCTCGGGAGCTGTGGGGCGGGGACTTCGTGCCGGATGCCCCGCGCAGCTACGCGAACAAGTCCAAGAACGCGCAGGAGGCCCACGAGGCCATCCGCCCCGCCGGCGACTCCTTCCGCACCCCGGATCAGGTCCGCGGCTCGCTGTCGGCGGACGAGTTCAAGCTCTACGAGCTGATCTGGCAGCGCACCGTCGCCTCGCAGATGGCCGATGCCAAGGGCTTCACCGCGACCCTGCGCCTGGCCGCGACCAGCACCGACGGCCGCAAGGCGGAGTTCAGCGCCTCCGGCACCGTGATCACGTTCAACGGCTACCTCTCGGCCTACCGCGAGGCCCCGGACACCACCGAGGGCAAGGACGGTGAGGCGAAGGGCCGCAAGGACCGCCGCCTGCCGCAGATGGAGGAGGGCGACGCCCTCACCTCCCAGGAGATCGCCGCCGAGGGCCACAGCACCAAGCCCCCGGCCCGCTACACGGAGGCCTCGCTCGTGGCGGCCATGGACGAGCTCGGCATCGGGCGTCCGTCGACCTACGCCGCCGTCATCTCCACGATCACCGACCGCGGCTACGTCAAGGTCCGCGGCACCTCCCTGATCCCGTCGTGGACCGCGTTCTCCGTGGTGCGGCTGCTCGAGGAGCACTTCAGCGACTACGTCGACTACGACTTCACGGCCGAGATGGAGGAGGGTCTGGACCGCATCGCCCGCGGGGAGGAGGACCGCACGCAGTGGCTGCAGCGGTTCTACTTCGGCCGCGAGGACGAGCCCGACGACGGCCTCAAGGCCATCGTCGACGACCTCGGCGAGATCGATGCCCGGGCGCTGAACACGCTGAAGGTCACGGACACGATCGACCTGCGCGTGGGCAAGTACGGCCCGTACCTGGAGTCCGGCGGCGGGGTCGATCCGGAGACCGGCGAGGTCACGGACCCCGTGCGCGCCAACGTCCCGGACACCCTGGCCCCCGATGAGCTCACCGCCGAGAAGGCCGAGGAGCTCATGGAGATCGGGCGCGCCGATGGCCGCGAGCTCGGGCAGGATCCGCAGACCGGGCGCACCATCGTGGTCAAGGACGGCCGCTACGGCCCGTACGTCTCGGAGGTGATCCCCGAGCCCACGCAGGAGGAGCTCGATGCGATCCCCACGGAGTACTACAAGAACGGCAAGCCCAAGCCCAAGAAGATCGACAAACCCAAGCCGCGCACGGCCTCGCTGCTGTCCTCCATGGACATCCAGGAGGTGGACCTCGACGACGCCCTGAAGGTGCTCTCGCTGCCGCGGGAGGTCGGCGCCGACAAGGACGGCGAGATGATCACCGCCCAGAACGGGCGCTACGGGCCGTACCTCAAGAAGGGCTCGGACTCCCGGTCGCTGTCCAGCGAGGAGCAGATCTTCGAGATCACCCTCGAGGAGGCACAGCGGATCTACGCCCTGCCGAAGCAGCGCGGGCGCGGTGCCGCCAAGCCGCCGCTGAAGGACCTGGGCACGGATCCGATCACGGACAAGCCCATGATCATCAAGGACGGGCGCTTCGGCGAGTACATCACCGACGGCGAGACCAACGTGACCATCCCGCGCTCGGAGTCCGTGGAGCAGATGACGGCCGAGCGGGCCTCCCAGCTGCTCTCGGAGAAGCGCGCCAAGGGCCCGGCCGCCAAGAAGACCACCCGATCGTCGTCGGGCTCCCGGGCCAAGAAGCCGTCCGGGGCCTCCACGACCAAGCGCGCGGGCACCCGGAAGAAGACCTCCGCGTCTTCGTGA
- a CDS encoding Ppx/GppA family phosphatase: MRLGVLDVGSNTVHLLLLDVYPGSRPEAFADHKVSLRLVQYLDEAGCISDEGRDALTAFVIEARDVAAEHEAEDLLAFATSAIREAGNGADVLDHVQSRSGVTLTEISGDQEAAVTFSAVRRWSGWGSGTILDLDIGGGSFEMAIGHDGLPAAAVSTPLGAGRLTRSFLTQHPVRPSEVKALRKHVRRTLEPAVETILAQGAPDLVVGTSKTFRSLARICGAAPSGAGQFVRRTMHLQDLRLWTRRMEAMTVQERSDLPGVSVNRAEQMLAGGIAAETAMDMLGVQSLDICPWALREGLILRRMDRLGADPETVLNPPHGLIGREAHA; the protein is encoded by the coding sequence ATGCGCCTGGGAGTCCTGGACGTCGGGTCCAACACCGTCCATCTGCTGCTGCTCGACGTCTACCCGGGCTCCCGGCCCGAGGCCTTCGCCGATCACAAGGTCAGCCTGCGCCTGGTCCAGTACCTGGACGAGGCCGGATGCATCTCGGACGAGGGCCGCGATGCGCTGACCGCGTTCGTGATCGAGGCCCGGGACGTCGCCGCCGAGCACGAGGCGGAGGATCTGCTGGCGTTCGCGACCTCGGCGATCCGGGAGGCCGGCAACGGCGCCGATGTGCTCGATCACGTGCAGTCGCGCTCCGGGGTCACCCTGACCGAGATCTCCGGGGATCAGGAGGCCGCGGTCACGTTCTCCGCGGTGCGCCGCTGGTCCGGGTGGGGCTCGGGCACGATCCTGGATCTGGACATCGGCGGCGGGTCCTTCGAGATGGCCATCGGCCACGACGGGCTTCCGGCGGCGGCGGTGTCCACGCCCCTGGGCGCCGGGCGCCTCACGCGCAGCTTCCTCACGCAGCACCCGGTGCGGCCCAGCGAGGTCAAGGCCCTGCGCAAGCACGTGCGGCGCACCCTGGAGCCGGCCGTGGAGACGATCCTGGCGCAGGGCGCCCCGGATCTCGTGGTCGGCACGTCCAAGACCTTCCGCTCCCTGGCCCGCATCTGCGGCGCCGCTCCCTCCGGGGCGGGCCAGTTCGTGCGGCGGACCATGCACCTGCAGGACCTGCGGCTGTGGACCCGGCGCATGGAGGCCATGACCGTCCAGGAGCGCTCGGACCTGCCCGGGGTCTCCGTGAACCGCGCCGAGCAGATGCTGGCCGGAGGCATCGCGGCAGAGACGGCCATGGACATGCTCGGGGTCCAGAGCCTGGACATCTGCCCGTGGGCCCTGCGCGAGGGCCTCATCCTGCGGCGCATGGACCGGCTCGGCGCCGATCCCGAGACCGTCCTGAACCCGCCCCACGGCCTGATCGGACGAGAGGCCCACGCATGA
- a CDS encoding pyridoxamine 5'-phosphate oxidase family protein: MDKDILHPDPLPEQDEQPAQAPAEPLSEQQCWQLLGQSRFGRLGTRDGDEIEITPVNFIADEGKLYFRSARGSKLLRLSLYSQVAFEVDHVTGGRAWSVIVRGHARTLTDPQELERFERLGLRPWLDTEKLEVVEIAPYKVTGRRFSLQG; this comes from the coding sequence ATGGACAAGGACATCCTCCACCCCGACCCCCTGCCCGAGCAGGATGAGCAGCCGGCACAGGCCCCGGCCGAGCCGCTGAGCGAGCAGCAGTGCTGGCAGCTGCTGGGTCAGAGCCGCTTCGGCCGTCTGGGCACCCGCGACGGCGATGAGATCGAGATCACCCCGGTGAACTTCATCGCTGATGAGGGCAAGCTCTACTTCCGCTCGGCCCGCGGCTCCAAGCTGCTGCGCCTGAGCCTGTACTCGCAGGTCGCCTTCGAGGTCGATCATGTGACCGGCGGACGGGCATGGTCCGTGATCGTGCGCGGACATGCCCGCACCCTCACCGATCCCCAGGAGCTCGAGCGCTTCGAGCGCCTCGGGCTGCGCCCATGGCTGGACACGGAGAAGCTCGAGGTCGTGGAGATCGCGCCGTACAAGGTCACGGGCCGGCGCTTCAGCCTGCAGGGCTGA
- a CDS encoding sugar phosphate isomerase/epimerase family protein yields MSTHVAMSSSCLFLGSMPEVFRTASELGYDSVEVLVTHQRTTQLTHELLDAVQTYQIPISAIHAPTLFFTQQVWGRPWTKIQLAAKMVEEVGAEVVVAHPPFAWQHKYAESFVEGIRAVGDMTGVKIAVENMYPWRVGGRELQMYRPHWDPRRFDYEWVTWDFSHASIAKVDSLVAVRELLPRLGHVHLTDGNDGGTSDEHLVPGHGEQPVAETLQLLGASSWEGVIGVEINTRGADDDEARDAMLAESLDFARTHMALGAAQSAEGAGAGPAEPTEGPEGRGSHSV; encoded by the coding sequence ATGAGCACCCATGTCGCCATGTCCTCGAGCTGCCTGTTCCTGGGCTCCATGCCCGAGGTCTTCCGCACCGCCAGCGAGCTGGGCTACGACTCGGTGGAGGTGCTGGTCACACATCAGCGCACCACGCAGCTGACCCACGAGCTGCTCGATGCGGTGCAGACCTACCAGATCCCCATCTCGGCCATCCACGCGCCCACCCTGTTCTTCACCCAGCAGGTCTGGGGCAGGCCGTGGACCAAGATCCAGCTCGCCGCCAAGATGGTCGAGGAGGTCGGTGCCGAGGTGGTCGTGGCGCACCCGCCGTTCGCCTGGCAGCACAAGTACGCCGAGAGCTTCGTGGAGGGCATCCGCGCCGTCGGCGACATGACCGGCGTGAAGATCGCCGTGGAGAACATGTATCCCTGGCGCGTGGGCGGCCGGGAGCTGCAGATGTACCGCCCGCACTGGGACCCGCGCCGCTTCGACTACGAGTGGGTGACCTGGGACTTCTCCCACGCCTCGATCGCCAAGGTCGACTCGCTCGTTGCCGTCCGCGAGCTGCTGCCGCGGCTGGGCCACGTGCACCTCACCGACGGCAACGACGGCGGCACCTCGGACGAGCACCTGGTGCCCGGGCACGGCGAGCAGCCGGTGGCCGAGACCCTGCAGCTGCTGGGCGCCAGCTCCTGGGAGGGCGTCATCGGCGTGGAGATCAACACCCGCGGCGCCGACGACGACGAGGCCCGCGATGCCATGCTCGCCGAGTCCCTCGACTTCGCTCGCACCCACATGGCCCTCGGGGCCGCGCAGTCGGCGGAGGGTGCCGGGGCAGGGCCCGCAGAGCCGACCGAGGGCCCTGAGGGGCGGGGCTCGCACAGCGTCTGA
- a CDS encoding alpha/beta hydrolase → MGERRRIGRRRLLTAAAIVLVLAVAVTAGMLIRQDRLRNCCQARFPSPGETAQPAAALPEPGMPEILEEQRLSDRTTRYRLSSELVPAEQTQDGPSAVVTLPRDYDETRDYPVVYLLTGTDAGASSRDWYDRAALEDSLGDLQAITVALDDGAYGWYTDWTGPTSQPQGWRTHHLEEVLPWVDQRYPTIASPEGRAVVGASAGGYGAMAYAEDRPDLFGAAVSMSGLLSFDATADRKLLLGEAEAATGEGSDLFGDGQRTTRADWESHDPSRHTQPLSGMPIWLFSGSGEEFEAQLQKTTAAFETSAESSGARVSTSTYEQMIEDGAPMPAGTCSAGHEWTCWSMALRSVSPQLQEHFDRAG, encoded by the coding sequence ATGGGCGAACGACGGCGCATCGGAAGACGACGCCTCCTGACGGCTGCGGCGATCGTCCTCGTGCTGGCCGTGGCGGTCACCGCGGGCATGCTCATCCGGCAGGACCGTCTGCGCAACTGCTGTCAGGCGCGCTTCCCGTCTCCGGGAGAGACCGCCCAGCCCGCAGCGGCGCTTCCCGAGCCCGGGATGCCCGAGATCCTGGAGGAGCAGCGGCTCTCCGACCGGACGACCCGCTACCGGCTCTCCTCCGAGCTGGTGCCGGCCGAGCAGACCCAGGACGGCCCCTCGGCGGTCGTGACCCTTCCCCGGGACTACGACGAGACGCGCGACTACCCCGTGGTCTACCTGCTGACGGGCACCGACGCCGGGGCCTCCTCTCGGGACTGGTACGACCGCGCCGCCCTGGAGGACTCCCTGGGGGATCTGCAGGCGATCACCGTGGCCCTCGATGACGGCGCGTACGGCTGGTACACCGACTGGACCGGACCCACCTCGCAGCCGCAGGGCTGGCGCACGCACCATCTCGAGGAGGTGCTCCCGTGGGTGGATCAGCGCTATCCCACGATCGCGTCCCCGGAAGGGCGAGCGGTCGTGGGCGCCTCCGCCGGCGGCTACGGCGCCATGGCCTACGCCGAGGACCGCCCCGATCTCTTCGGCGCCGCGGTGTCGATGTCCGGGCTGCTCAGCTTCGACGCGACCGCCGATCGGAAGCTGCTGCTGGGCGAGGCCGAGGCTGCCACAGGCGAGGGCTCGGACCTCTTCGGCGACGGACAGCGCACCACCCGCGCCGACTGGGAGTCCCACGACCCGTCCCGGCACACGCAGCCGCTGTCCGGCATGCCGATCTGGCTGTTCTCCGGCTCCGGCGAGGAGTTCGAGGCCCAGCTGCAGAAGACCACCGCGGCCTTCGAGACCAGCGCGGAGTCGTCCGGGGCGCGGGTGAGCACGAGCACCTACGAGCAGATGATCGAAGACGGCGCGCCCATGCCCGCAGGCACCTGCTCGGCCGGGCACGAATGGACGTGCTGGTCGATGGCGCTGCGTTCGGTGTCCCCGCAGCTGCAGGAGCACTTCGACCGCGCCGGCTGA
- a CDS encoding DUF7059 domain-containing protein encodes MSTGAHETARTPDFADVPEAPRSDDPALLARLGLALEDAGFRAERIAELLGTEAADALARDQAVPALRVLRRLEAAAETAPSADRRLAVLVELLLLARPVGSGDLEAALPGIRVQDLEHLRLVEAAHGQVRSLVDLDVHQADDGFHLWIASDHSAFQRPGAPLRRDHVLGVGGASQTLVQITDPRPAAVALDLGTGCGVQSFHLLRRVDRVVATDLSERALAFARFNLVLNAQALRLDPWDLERRIELRQGSLLEPVAGESFDLVVSNPPFVITPRTPGEDASSRYTYRDGGREGDALVAELLGDLGSVLAPGGSAHLLGNWEIRAEDVERGGGSLERAWSRRVEGWIPAQLDAWVIQREIESPQAYAETWLRDASEHLEQQRWEKAYAAYLDDFEARGVAGVGFGWVRLDRPAAGRTSPVRRRLEHIGHPAQQPVGGVLAEAVRRELELERLGPAWEELHLEVPEHVTEERHGRPGAEDPAVILVRQGAGLQRTAVLTSAAAGLMGACDGELSVRQIVEALGMLLGWEAPAGQRSQEALDLLAQTRSLLVDGFLEPAAEDAAAEDRAGAGRA; translated from the coding sequence ATGAGCACGGGAGCGCACGAGACCGCCCGCACCCCCGACTTCGCGGATGTCCCGGAGGCGCCCCGCTCGGATGACCCCGCGCTGCTGGCCCGCCTGGGGCTGGCTCTCGAGGACGCTGGCTTCCGCGCCGAGCGGATCGCCGAGCTGCTGGGGACGGAGGCCGCAGATGCCCTGGCCCGCGATCAGGCGGTCCCCGCGCTTCGAGTCCTCCGCCGCCTCGAGGCCGCGGCGGAGACGGCGCCGTCGGCCGATCGTCGTCTGGCCGTGCTCGTCGAGCTGCTGCTGCTGGCACGCCCCGTCGGCTCCGGTGATCTCGAGGCGGCCCTGCCGGGCATCCGCGTTCAGGACCTCGAGCACCTCCGGCTGGTGGAGGCCGCGCACGGGCAGGTCCGCAGCCTGGTGGACCTGGATGTCCACCAGGCGGACGACGGCTTCCACCTGTGGATCGCCTCCGACCACAGCGCGTTCCAGCGCCCGGGCGCGCCGCTGCGCCGTGACCATGTGCTGGGCGTCGGAGGCGCCTCGCAGACCCTCGTGCAGATCACGGACCCGCGCCCGGCGGCCGTCGCGCTCGATCTGGGCACCGGCTGCGGCGTGCAGAGCTTCCACCTGCTGCGCCGGGTCGATCGCGTGGTCGCCACCGACCTGTCCGAGCGCGCCCTGGCCTTCGCCCGGTTCAACCTGGTGCTCAACGCCCAGGCCCTGCGCCTGGACCCCTGGGACCTCGAACGGCGCATCGAGCTGCGGCAGGGCTCGCTGCTCGAGCCTGTCGCGGGCGAGTCCTTCGACCTGGTCGTGTCCAACCCGCCGTTCGTGATCACCCCGCGCACGCCCGGCGAGGACGCGTCCTCCCGCTACACCTACCGCGACGGCGGCAGGGAGGGCGACGCCCTCGTGGCCGAGCTGCTCGGCGATCTGGGATCCGTGCTCGCCCCGGGTGGCAGCGCGCACCTGCTGGGCAACTGGGAGATCCGGGCCGAGGACGTCGAGCGCGGCGGAGGCAGCTTGGAGCGCGCCTGGTCGCGGCGTGTGGAGGGCTGGATCCCTGCGCAGCTGGACGCCTGGGTCATCCAGCGCGAGATCGAGTCCCCGCAGGCCTACGCCGAGACCTGGCTGCGCGATGCCTCCGAGCACCTCGAGCAGCAGCGGTGGGAGAAGGCCTACGCGGCGTACCTGGACGACTTCGAGGCCCGCGGGGTCGCCGGCGTCGGCTTCGGGTGGGTGCGCTTGGATCGCCCCGCAGCCGGGCGCACGAGCCCCGTCCGCCGCAGGCTCGAGCACATCGGCCACCCGGCTCAGCAGCCGGTCGGCGGCGTGCTTGCAGAGGCCGTGCGGAGGGAGCTCGAGCTGGAGCGCCTGGGCCCGGCCTGGGAGGAGCTGCACCTGGAGGTGCCCGAGCACGTCACCGAGGAGCGCCACGGGCGCCCGGGAGCCGAGGACCCGGCCGTCATCCTCGTCCGGCAGGGCGCCGGCCTGCAGCGCACGGCGGTCCTGACCTCGGCAGCCGCCGGACTGATGGGCGCCTGCGACGGCGAGCTCAGCGTCAGGCAGATCGTCGAGGCCCTGGGCATGCTGCTGGGGTGGGAGGCTCCCGCCGGGCAGCGTTCGCAGGAGGCGCTGGATCTGCTGGCGCAGACCCGCAGCCTGCTGGTCGACGGCTTCCTGGAGCCGGCTGCCGAGGATGCCGCCGCCGAGGACCGCGCCGGGGCCGGCAGGGCCTGA
- a CDS encoding rhodanese-related sulfurtransferase → MTVERILLHYRIVALPDPQAIALWQEALCERWGLRGRIIVSPQGLNGTVGGEVGALKQYAKATRRHPGFRDLELKWSDGSAADFPRLSVKVRRELVGFGAPDEVAVDEQGVVDGGVRVSPQQLDDMAAQREDLVLFDGRNAWEARIGRFQGAVVPDAETSRDFAAELDSGAYDHLKDRPVVTYCTGGIRCEFLSAMMRRRGFREVYQLDGGIVRYGEARGDAGLWQGSLAVFDDRGALEFSEDAAVIGQCDLCGADARRFENCARSRCHRRLLMCEDHRAAHRDGPGLRCPDGCRDARTGAPLPPEADSGQSSSTPAAAPETGDARPTDPSTSTQEGA, encoded by the coding sequence GTGACTGTCGAACGCATCCTGCTCCACTACCGGATCGTCGCCCTGCCGGATCCGCAGGCGATCGCGCTGTGGCAGGAGGCCCTGTGCGAGCGATGGGGCCTGCGCGGGCGCATCATCGTCTCCCCGCAGGGTCTCAACGGCACGGTCGGCGGGGAGGTCGGCGCTCTCAAGCAGTACGCCAAGGCCACCCGGCGCCATCCCGGCTTCCGCGACCTCGAGCTCAAGTGGTCGGACGGCTCGGCCGCGGACTTCCCGCGGCTGTCGGTGAAGGTGCGCCGAGAGCTCGTGGGCTTCGGCGCCCCCGACGAGGTCGCCGTGGACGAGCAGGGCGTGGTCGACGGCGGCGTGCGCGTGAGCCCGCAGCAGCTCGATGACATGGCCGCTCAGCGCGAGGACCTGGTGCTCTTCGACGGCCGGAACGCCTGGGAGGCCCGGATCGGGCGCTTCCAGGGAGCCGTGGTCCCGGACGCGGAGACCAGTCGCGACTTCGCCGCCGAGCTCGACTCCGGGGCCTACGACCACCTGAAGGACCGTCCCGTGGTCACCTACTGCACCGGCGGGATCCGCTGCGAGTTCCTCTCGGCCATGATGCGCCGCCGCGGCTTCCGCGAGGTCTACCAGCTCGACGGCGGCATCGTGCGCTACGGCGAGGCCCGCGGCGATGCCGGGCTGTGGCAGGGCTCCCTGGCCGTGTTCGACGACCGCGGGGCCCTCGAGTTCTCCGAGGACGCCGCCGTGATCGGGCAGTGCGACCTCTGCGGCGCCGACGCCCGGCGCTTCGAGAACTGCGCCCGATCCCGCTGCCACCGTCGCCTGCTGATGTGCGAGGACCACCGGGCCGCTCACCGCGACGGCCCGGGCCTGCGCTGCCCCGATGGCTGCCGGGATGCCCGCACCGGCGCCCCTCTGCCGCCCGAGGCCGACTCCGGGCAGAGCTCCTCCACACCGGCTGCGGCCCCCGAGACCGGGGACGCCCGCCCGACCGATCCGTCGACCAGCACCCAGGAGGGCGCATGA
- the proC gene encoding pyrroline-5-carboxylate reductase, whose product MTETASASTERSSAEPVIAFLGSGSMNGAILRGVLASGVPARRVRATTRSQESRDRLSQETGVQVLSSEADAEANRRAVEGADIVMLGVKPYAILELCDDIRPALAPSTVVVSVAAGVNMAAMAGHLPEGQPIVRSMPNTPSSVGHGALSLTAGDHVTEDQAAAVDEVLSAVGVVVQVPEEQISAVTGVSGSGPAYVFLLAEMMQKAGERLGLDAQTARTLAKQTVSGAGRLLEAPDADPEALRKAVTSPNGTTERAIETFLDSGIEDLVARAVQASAARGDEMEQEYAD is encoded by the coding sequence ATGACCGAGACCGCATCCGCATCGACCGAGCGCTCGAGCGCCGAGCCCGTGATCGCCTTCCTGGGCAGCGGCTCCATGAACGGCGCCATCCTGCGCGGCGTCCTGGCCTCGGGAGTGCCTGCCCGGCGCGTTCGCGCCACCACGCGCTCGCAGGAGTCCCGCGATCGGCTCTCCCAGGAGACCGGCGTGCAGGTCCTGTCCTCGGAGGCGGACGCCGAGGCCAACCGCCGGGCCGTCGAGGGCGCGGACATCGTGATGCTGGGCGTGAAGCCCTACGCGATCCTCGAGCTGTGCGATGACATCCGCCCGGCCCTGGCCCCGTCCACCGTCGTCGTGTCCGTGGCTGCCGGGGTGAACATGGCTGCCATGGCCGGGCATCTGCCCGAGGGGCAGCCGATCGTGCGCAGCATGCCCAACACCCCGTCCTCGGTGGGGCACGGCGCGCTGTCCCTGACGGCGGGCGATCACGTCACCGAGGATCAGGCAGCTGCGGTGGACGAGGTGCTCTCCGCCGTGGGCGTGGTCGTGCAGGTCCCGGAGGAGCAGATCAGCGCCGTCACCGGTGTGTCCGGCTCCGGCCCGGCCTACGTCTTCCTGCTGGCCGAGATGATGCAGAAGGCCGGCGAGCGCCTGGGCCTCGATGCGCAGACCGCCCGGACCCTGGCCAAGCAGACCGTCTCGGGCGCAGGACGCCTGCTCGAGGCGCCGGACGCCGATCCCGAGGCCCTGCGCAAGGCCGTGACCAGCCCGAACGGCACGACCGAGCGGGCGATCGAGACGTTCCTGGACAGCGGCATCGAGGACCTCGTGGCCCGCGCGGTCCAGGCCTCGGCCGCACGCGGCGACGAGATGGAGCAGGAGTACGCGGACTGA
- a CDS encoding pyridoxamine 5'-phosphate oxidase family protein: MTAENPYRDLTRDEMWQLLDDEPFGRLAVQAGGFVDIFPVNFVVHGKKLWFRTAPGSKLAALTVNDQVAFEADHRDEDRLRVSSVVLQGRARRVDDAQERELAESLGLRTWVRSFKPVFVVIEPDQIHGRSFPVGPADDSEDDDQD; encoded by the coding sequence ATGACTGCAGAGAACCCGTACCGCGACCTGACCCGTGACGAGATGTGGCAGCTGCTCGACGACGAGCCCTTCGGACGCCTGGCCGTGCAGGCCGGCGGCTTCGTCGACATCTTTCCCGTCAACTTCGTGGTCCACGGCAAGAAGCTGTGGTTCCGCACGGCTCCGGGCTCAAAGCTCGCCGCTCTGACCGTCAACGACCAGGTCGCCTTCGAGGCCGATCACCGGGACGAGGACAGGCTGCGCGTCTCCTCGGTCGTGTTGCAGGGCCGGGCTCGCCGCGTGGACGACGCGCAGGAGCGCGAGCTCGCCGAGTCGCTGGGACTGCGCACCTGGGTGCGCAGCTTCAAGCCGGTCTTCGTGGTGATCGAGCCCGATCAGATCCACGGCCGCTCCTTCCCTGTCGGACCCGCGGACGACTCCGAGGACGACGACCAGGACTGA